TGTCGATCGAGTCCTGGCAGTTCCGCTGATGGGTTAGGCTTGGCGCCCCGCTGGCGTCGCCGCAGCACCGGAACCCGAGCATGCCTTTCCCGATCGAACGCGCCGAGCCGAACCAGGTCGAGGCGCTGTGCGCGATCGAGCGCCAGGCGGTGCAGCTGTTTCGCGGCCATCCGGTGTGGCCCAGCTACTCGGCCATGGCGATCCCGTCGGAACTGCTGGGCCAGGCAATTGGCCGCGGCCTGGTCTGGGTGGCGCGGGATGGCACCGGCGAGCCGGTCGGCTTCGTCTGGCTGGACACGGAACTGTCCGATGGCGCGATTGGCATTGCCGAGATCGACGTGCTGCCGGCGTACGGCCGGCGCGGCATCGGTGCGGCCCTGCTCGAGCATGCCTGCGCCTGGGCGCGCGAGGCCGGTTACCGGTGGGTGGGCCTAGGCACCCTGGCCGAGGTGCCGTGGAACGCGCCGTTCTACGCCAAACACGGTTTTGCCGTGGTCGACAAGGACGATCCGGCGTTTGCGTTTGCGCGTGAGCGCGATCGCGAGAACGGCTTCCCCGACGAGCTGCGGGTATTCATGAGCCGGCCGCTGGCACCGCCGGCGCCCGGTGAGTGGACGGTGTGGCCGGCGCCGGCCAAGCTGAACCTGTTCCTGCGCATCACCGGGCGGCGGGCGGACGGCTATCACGAGCTGCAGACGGTGTTCCGCCTGCTCGACTGGGGCGACGAGGTACGCCTGCGCGTGCGCGACGACGGTGTGGTCCGGCGCACGCGCGAGGTGGCAGGTGTCCCCGAAGCCGCCGACCTGGTGATGCGGGCGGCACAGTTGCTGCGGGAACGCACCGGCACGCCGCTGGGCGTCGACATCGCCGTGGACAAGCGCATCCCGATGGGCGGCGGCTTGGGCGGCGGCAGCTCCGACGCGGCGACCGTGCTGGTGGCGTTGAACCAGTTGTGGCGACTGGGCTTGGACGAGGGGGTGCTGGCGGAGCTGGGGTGCCGGCTCGGCGCCGACGTGCCGGTATTCGTGCGCGGCCGCTCGGCCTGGGCCGAAGGCGTCGGTGAGCGGCTCATCCCGCTGGCCTTGCCGACACGCCATTACGTGGTGCTCGACCCGCACGAGCCGGTGCCGACCGCGGCGCTGTTTCAAGCGCCTGAATTGACACGAAATGCCCCGCCGGCGACAATTTCATCCTTTGTTTCCGGCGAAACGACGGAAAACGCCTTCACGCCAGTAGTGCGCGCGCGACACCCGCGGGTGGCCGCGGCGCTGGACTGGCTGGGCGGTTTCGGCCAGGCGCGGCTTTCCGGCAGCGGCGGTTGCGTGTTCCTGGAGCTGCGCTCGCTGGAGCGGGCGCAGGCGGTGGCGCGGCAGTGCCCGGCGACGTTCACGGCGCATCTGGCCACGGGTGTCGAGGTGTCGCCCCTGCACGAGGCCGCGGCGCGC
This genomic stretch from Rhodanobacter thiooxydans harbors:
- the ispE gene encoding 4-(cytidine 5'-diphospho)-2-C-methyl-D-erythritol kinase; its protein translation is MPFPIERAEPNQVEALCAIERQAVQLFRGHPVWPSYSAMAIPSELLGQAIGRGLVWVARDGTGEPVGFVWLDTELSDGAIGIAEIDVLPAYGRRGIGAALLEHACAWAREAGYRWVGLGTLAEVPWNAPFYAKHGFAVVDKDDPAFAFARERDRENGFPDELRVFMSRPLAPPAPGEWTVWPAPAKLNLFLRITGRRADGYHELQTVFRLLDWGDEVRLRVRDDGVVRRTREVAGVPEAADLVMRAAQLLRERTGTPLGVDIAVDKRIPMGGGLGGGSSDAATVLVALNQLWRLGLDEGVLAELGCRLGADVPVFVRGRSAWAEGVGERLIPLALPTRHYVVLDPHEPVPTAALFQAPELTRNAPPATISSFVSGETTENAFTPVVRARHPRVAAALDWLGGFGQARLSGSGGCVFLELRSLERAQAVARQCPATFTAHLATGVEVSPLHEAAARHRHAA